One window of Phoenix dactylifera cultivar Barhee BC4 chromosome 5, palm_55x_up_171113_PBpolish2nd_filt_p, whole genome shotgun sequence genomic DNA carries:
- the LOC103703960 gene encoding auxin response factor 18-like isoform X1 yields the protein MITFSSEPVKESMKDADKCLDSQLWHACAGGMVQMPAVNSKVYYFPQGHAEHAQGIVDFGSFPRVPALVLCRVTVVKFMADPETDEVFAKIHMVPVRSNEPDSGDDDGMGLGSNAADVQEKPASFAKTLTQSDANNGGGFSVPRYCAETIFPRLDYSADPPVQTVLAKDVHGEVWKFRHIYRGTPRRHLLTTGWSTFVNQKKLVAGDSIVFLRAENGDLCVGIRRAKRGVGGGHESPSGWNPPTGNCVSAYGGFSVFLREEENKLMRSNGNGGNLDSGGNMRGRGRVRADSVIEAATLAANGQPLEVIYYPRAGTPEFCVKAAAVKAAMRIRWCPGMRFKMAFETEDSSRISWFMGTISSVQVADPIGWPNSPWRLLQVTWDEPDLLQNVKRVSPWLVELVSNMPAIHLAPFSPPRKKICIPQRPDFPIEGQLPTPSFPRNPFGPSSSPLCCFPDSTPAGIQGARHAQFGLALSDLRLNKLQSDLFHAGLHRLDQATAHSRISTGLIIGNPAIHDNVSCLLTTATPSQRTKKLCNGKSPQLVLFGQPILTEQQISLSNSGDTVSPGVTGNSSLDGNPERTTNVSDGSGSAVHQNGLAENSSCEGFPWYRDRQASELGLETGHCKVFMESEDVGRTLDLSVLGSYEELYGRLADMFGIDKSEMMSHVLYRDAVGAVKQTGDEPFSEFMKTARRLTILADSGSDNLGRNECSDAPKRMFQNARSMELQKAFAEIV from the exons ATGATCACATTCAGCAGCGAACCTGTCAAAGAATCGATGAAGGACGCTGATAAGTGCTTGGACTCCCAGCTCTGGCACGCATGCGCCGGAGGGATGGTTCAGATGCCGGCGGTGAACTCCAAGGTGTACTACTTCCCCCAGGGCCACGCAGAGCACGCCCAAGGCATCGTGGACTTTGGGAGCTTTCCCCGTGTCCCGGCGCTCGTCCTTTGCCGGGTGACTGTTGTGAAATTCATGGCAGATCCGGAGACGGACGAGGTGTTTGCCAAGATCCACATGGTTCCAGTTCGATCCAATGAGCCGGACTCTGGCGATGATGATGGAATGGGCCTCGGTAGCAACGCGGCTGATGTACAGGAAAAGCCTGCTTCTTTTGCCAAGACGCTGACCCAGTCGGACGCCAACAACGGTGGGGGCTTCTCTGTTCCTCGCTACTGCGCCGAGACCATCTTCCCGCGGTTGGACTACTCGGCGGACCCTCCAGTCCAGACTGTTCTTGCCAAGGATGTGCATGGCGAGGTTTGGAAGTTCAGGCATATATACAGAGGGACCCCTCGCCGCCACTTGCTTACCACTGGGTGGAGCACTTTTGTGAACCAGAAGAAGCTTGTCGCTGGCGATTCGATCGTGTTCCTGAGAGCAGAGAATGGGGATCTCTGTGTGGGGATCAGACGGGCCAAAAGAGGGGTCGGTGGAGGGCATGAGTCTCCGTCCGGGTGGAATCCCCCCACCGGAAACTGTGTCTCAGCCTATGGGGGTTTTTCTGTCTTCctaagggaagaagagaataaGTTGATGAGAAGCAATGGAAATGGTGGTAACTTGGATTCTGGTGGTAATATGAGGGGAAGGGGTCGAGTGAGGGCCGATTCCGTTATTGAGGCGGCAACACTTGCCGCTAATGGGCAGCCTCTCGAGGTAATCTACTACCCAAGAGCTGGTACACCTGAGTTCTGTGTGAAAGCTGCAGCGGTGAAGGCAGCGATGAGAATCCGGTGGTGCCCGGGGATGAGATTTAAGATGGCTTTCGAAACCGAGGACTCCTCGAGGATCAGCTGGTTCATGGGGACGATATCTTCTGTTCAGGTTGCAGATCCGATAGGATGGCCTAATTCACCTTGGAGGCTTCTTCAG GTGACATGGGATGAACCAGATTTATTGCAGAATGTGAAACGTGTGAGCCCATGGCTGGTAGAACTGGTTTCTAACATGCCGGCTATCCATTTAGCACCCTTCTCACCACCGCGGAAGAAGATTTGCATCCCCCAACGCCCTGATTTTCCCATTGAAGGCCAGCTTCCAACTCCGTCTTTCCCCAGAAACCCCTTTGGGCCCAGCAGCAGCCCCTTGTGCTGCTTCCCGGACAGCACTCCTGCAGGCATACAGGGAGCCAGGCATGCTCAATTTGGTTTAGCTCTATCAGATCTCCGCCTCAACAAACTGCAGTCAGATCTGTTCCATGCTGGGCTTCACCGGCTTGATCAAGCCACTGCACACTCTAGAATCTCTACAGGACTTATCATTGGCAATCCTGCCATTCATGACAATGTGTCTTGTTTGTTAACCACTGCCACTCCATCTCAGAGAACAAAGAAATTATGCAATGGAAAGTCACCTCAGTTGGTCCTCTTTGGGCAGCCGATACTCACCGAACAGCAGATATCTTTGAGCAATTCTGGGGACACAGTCTCCCCTGGAGTTACTGGAAACAGTTCACTGGATGGTAATCCTGAAAGGACCACAAACGTATCAGATGGTTCTGGCTCTGCAGTTCATCAAAACGGGCTTGCAGAGAATTCGTCATGTGAGGGATTTCCATGGTACAGGGATCGCCAAGCATCTGAGCTTGGTCTGGAGACTGGACATTGCAAGGTGTTCATGGAATCAGAGGATGTAGGTCGCACGCTGGACCTTTCTGTCCTTGGCTCATATGAAGAGCTGTATGGGAGGCTTGCTGACATGTTTGGGATTGATAAATCGGAGATGATGAGCCATGTGCTCTACCGAGATGCAGTGGGCGCAGTTAAACAAACTGGAGATGAACCGTTCAG CGAGTTCATGAAAACGGCACGGAGGCTGACGATATTAGCAGATTCAGGCAGCGACAATTTAGGAAG GAATGAATGCAGTGATGCCCCCAAAAGGATGTTTCAGAATGCGCGTAGTATGGAGTTGCAAAAAGCCTTTGCAGAAATTGTTTAA
- the LOC103703960 gene encoding auxin response factor 18-like isoform X2 produces MKDADKCLDSQLWHACAGGMVQMPAVNSKVYYFPQGHAEHAQGIVDFGSFPRVPALVLCRVTVVKFMADPETDEVFAKIHMVPVRSNEPDSGDDDGMGLGSNAADVQEKPASFAKTLTQSDANNGGGFSVPRYCAETIFPRLDYSADPPVQTVLAKDVHGEVWKFRHIYRGTPRRHLLTTGWSTFVNQKKLVAGDSIVFLRAENGDLCVGIRRAKRGVGGGHESPSGWNPPTGNCVSAYGGFSVFLREEENKLMRSNGNGGNLDSGGNMRGRGRVRADSVIEAATLAANGQPLEVIYYPRAGTPEFCVKAAAVKAAMRIRWCPGMRFKMAFETEDSSRISWFMGTISSVQVADPIGWPNSPWRLLQVTWDEPDLLQNVKRVSPWLVELVSNMPAIHLAPFSPPRKKICIPQRPDFPIEGQLPTPSFPRNPFGPSSSPLCCFPDSTPAGIQGARHAQFGLALSDLRLNKLQSDLFHAGLHRLDQATAHSRISTGLIIGNPAIHDNVSCLLTTATPSQRTKKLCNGKSPQLVLFGQPILTEQQISLSNSGDTVSPGVTGNSSLDGNPERTTNVSDGSGSAVHQNGLAENSSCEGFPWYRDRQASELGLETGHCKVFMESEDVGRTLDLSVLGSYEELYGRLADMFGIDKSEMMSHVLYRDAVGAVKQTGDEPFSEFMKTARRLTILADSGSDNLGRNECSDAPKRMFQNARSMELQKAFAEIV; encoded by the exons ATGAAGGACGCTGATAAGTGCTTGGACTCCCAGCTCTGGCACGCATGCGCCGGAGGGATGGTTCAGATGCCGGCGGTGAACTCCAAGGTGTACTACTTCCCCCAGGGCCACGCAGAGCACGCCCAAGGCATCGTGGACTTTGGGAGCTTTCCCCGTGTCCCGGCGCTCGTCCTTTGCCGGGTGACTGTTGTGAAATTCATGGCAGATCCGGAGACGGACGAGGTGTTTGCCAAGATCCACATGGTTCCAGTTCGATCCAATGAGCCGGACTCTGGCGATGATGATGGAATGGGCCTCGGTAGCAACGCGGCTGATGTACAGGAAAAGCCTGCTTCTTTTGCCAAGACGCTGACCCAGTCGGACGCCAACAACGGTGGGGGCTTCTCTGTTCCTCGCTACTGCGCCGAGACCATCTTCCCGCGGTTGGACTACTCGGCGGACCCTCCAGTCCAGACTGTTCTTGCCAAGGATGTGCATGGCGAGGTTTGGAAGTTCAGGCATATATACAGAGGGACCCCTCGCCGCCACTTGCTTACCACTGGGTGGAGCACTTTTGTGAACCAGAAGAAGCTTGTCGCTGGCGATTCGATCGTGTTCCTGAGAGCAGAGAATGGGGATCTCTGTGTGGGGATCAGACGGGCCAAAAGAGGGGTCGGTGGAGGGCATGAGTCTCCGTCCGGGTGGAATCCCCCCACCGGAAACTGTGTCTCAGCCTATGGGGGTTTTTCTGTCTTCctaagggaagaagagaataaGTTGATGAGAAGCAATGGAAATGGTGGTAACTTGGATTCTGGTGGTAATATGAGGGGAAGGGGTCGAGTGAGGGCCGATTCCGTTATTGAGGCGGCAACACTTGCCGCTAATGGGCAGCCTCTCGAGGTAATCTACTACCCAAGAGCTGGTACACCTGAGTTCTGTGTGAAAGCTGCAGCGGTGAAGGCAGCGATGAGAATCCGGTGGTGCCCGGGGATGAGATTTAAGATGGCTTTCGAAACCGAGGACTCCTCGAGGATCAGCTGGTTCATGGGGACGATATCTTCTGTTCAGGTTGCAGATCCGATAGGATGGCCTAATTCACCTTGGAGGCTTCTTCAG GTGACATGGGATGAACCAGATTTATTGCAGAATGTGAAACGTGTGAGCCCATGGCTGGTAGAACTGGTTTCTAACATGCCGGCTATCCATTTAGCACCCTTCTCACCACCGCGGAAGAAGATTTGCATCCCCCAACGCCCTGATTTTCCCATTGAAGGCCAGCTTCCAACTCCGTCTTTCCCCAGAAACCCCTTTGGGCCCAGCAGCAGCCCCTTGTGCTGCTTCCCGGACAGCACTCCTGCAGGCATACAGGGAGCCAGGCATGCTCAATTTGGTTTAGCTCTATCAGATCTCCGCCTCAACAAACTGCAGTCAGATCTGTTCCATGCTGGGCTTCACCGGCTTGATCAAGCCACTGCACACTCTAGAATCTCTACAGGACTTATCATTGGCAATCCTGCCATTCATGACAATGTGTCTTGTTTGTTAACCACTGCCACTCCATCTCAGAGAACAAAGAAATTATGCAATGGAAAGTCACCTCAGTTGGTCCTCTTTGGGCAGCCGATACTCACCGAACAGCAGATATCTTTGAGCAATTCTGGGGACACAGTCTCCCCTGGAGTTACTGGAAACAGTTCACTGGATGGTAATCCTGAAAGGACCACAAACGTATCAGATGGTTCTGGCTCTGCAGTTCATCAAAACGGGCTTGCAGAGAATTCGTCATGTGAGGGATTTCCATGGTACAGGGATCGCCAAGCATCTGAGCTTGGTCTGGAGACTGGACATTGCAAGGTGTTCATGGAATCAGAGGATGTAGGTCGCACGCTGGACCTTTCTGTCCTTGGCTCATATGAAGAGCTGTATGGGAGGCTTGCTGACATGTTTGGGATTGATAAATCGGAGATGATGAGCCATGTGCTCTACCGAGATGCAGTGGGCGCAGTTAAACAAACTGGAGATGAACCGTTCAG CGAGTTCATGAAAACGGCACGGAGGCTGACGATATTAGCAGATTCAGGCAGCGACAATTTAGGAAG GAATGAATGCAGTGATGCCCCCAAAAGGATGTTTCAGAATGCGCGTAGTATGGAGTTGCAAAAAGCCTTTGCAGAAATTGTTTAA
- the LOC103703961 gene encoding ubiquitin-like protein 5, producing MIEVVLNDRLGKKVRVKCNEDDTIGDLKKLVAAQTGTKAEKIRIQKWYNIYKDHITLRDYEIHDGMGLELYYN from the coding sequence ATGATCGAGGTGGTGCTGAACGATCGGCTGGGGAAGAAGGTGCGGGTGAAGTGCAACGAGGACGACACGATCGGCGATCTCAAGAAGCTAGTGGCGGCGCAGACCGGGACCAAGGCCGAGAAGATCCGCATCCAGAAGTGGTACAACATCTACAAGGACCACATCACCCTGCGTGACTACGAGATCCACGACGGCATGGGCCTCGAGCTCTACTACAACTAA